A stretch of Heterodontus francisci isolate sHetFra1 chromosome 44, sHetFra1.hap1, whole genome shotgun sequence DNA encodes these proteins:
- the LOC137355990 gene encoding keratin-associated protein 4-7-like — protein sequence MPPFPASPEADFLCNGIECNGTGCNGTDCNGTDCNETDCNVTDYNGTDCNGRDYNGTDYNGTDCNGIGCNGTDCNVTDCNGTDYNGTDCNGRDCNGTDCKGTDCNVRDYNGTDCNGRDCNGTDCNGTDCHGTGCN from the coding sequence ATGCCGCCATTTCCGGCATCTCCCGAGGCAGATTTTCTCTGCAATGGAATTGAATGCAATGGAACAGGCTGCAATGGAACTGACTGTAATGGAACTGACTGTAATGAAACAGACTGTAATGTAACAGACTACAATGGAACTGACTGTAATGGAAGAGACTACAATGGAACTGACTACAATGGAACTGACTGTAATGGAATAGGCTGCAATGGAACTGACTGCAATGTAACAGACTGTAATGGAACAGATTACAATGGAACTGATTGTAATGGAAGAGACTGCAATGGAACTGACTGCAAAGGAACTGACTGTAATGTAAGAGACTACAATGGAACTGACTGTAATGGGAGAGACTGCAATGGAactgactgcaatggaactgactGCCATGGAACAGGCTGCAATTGA